A segment of the Gigantopelta aegis isolate Gae_Host unplaced genomic scaffold, Gae_host_genome ctg3405_pilon_pilon, whole genome shotgun sequence genome:
taattatattatttacaagTCTACTACAATAACAAGCATTACCTCTGTCTGACAGTTATTGTATCTGACAAACTATAGATCTTCAACAGTCTGTACACTAAAAAAGGCtggctatttttaattgtggatTTGTCAAATGGCAAAAAGTACACTAATTATAGCTGAGCAATATACTGGACACttcaattttaaacaatttaaattgaATAGTTCAATGTTAAAAAGACAACTAATACTTCAATTCATGTCCTTTACTGCTATTTTAGTCTGAGTATATGATACAACTATGGAAAATTTATGGTGATGTCAATATGTAGGTAAATTGGTTAATACACATCTtataaaaacactttttattaaCATTGTGATTAGAGCTTTGTATCCCTTTccaatattcattatatttgacGTATTCTTAAAGACAATATTTCAAactttattataatagtataacaACTACTGCCACTTTTAGCAAAAGaagttacattttaatttctCTTATACAGCTTTTAtcatataacatattatatacatgaacACTTACTTTGTTGACAATGTCTAGATTGGCTCCTTTATgggttaaaattaaaacaacatctTTGTGTCCACTCATTGCTGCTAACATGGTTGGAGTAGATCCAtcctaaatatattataataactacattaACATAAACTAAGACAATATATCATAACATCTGTACATTATCTATATACCAATAAAACTATACATAAGTACAGCATTAACATTATAGCCACTCGTTCAAATAATCATTAAAGCCTTATACTTTTGTAATTATCTTGgcacaaacaaaactaaaagtaGGATGAAGAAAATACATCATAGTGTACTTACACCAATGCTACCTCCTATATCATATACTGTTTAAGGTAAGGTACAATTGTCTTGTATCATTATAATGTTGATGCTATGTCTTGTCTAATAGTTACTATCCATTAACACAGCTTGAAAATTACACTTCCTTTTTTTGGTCCAAATTACCTTAATAACAATATTGATATTAGCATTTTGGTTGACTAATACATCGACAATATCTGCATATCCTTTGTCACTTGCATAATGAAGGGCTGACCATCCTCTCtattaaagaaaacatacaaataatCAATTGTAATATAAAACTATTAACTCTACAATAACAGTACAAACATACAGACCTTATCTTTTGTCTTATCTCTTTACTTTGTCATTATCACTACAACATATTACATTCGTATATTGTGTAAATGTAAGTCACGTTATACATGAAGGACATGACTACATCTATTACTAATAAATCTTCATTACTTAAATAACTGTTTTAACACTAATTTATGCAAGATGGcttaaattatatatagttaCAATGTAATCTAAGGGACTGgaaaacaacaagcaaacagaaAAAATACTAGAATATACTATTAAGTCAATGTTCTAACTGACAATAATATAACATGTAGTTATTTATGTTGCTTAGTATATCAACAATCATCATCTTTGTCCTTCCATATgactttttaattatattatttacaagTCTACTACAATAACAAGCATTACCTCTGTCTGACAGTTATTGTATCTGACAAACTATAGATCTTCAACAGTCTGTACACTAAAAAAGGCtggctatttttaattgtggatTTGTCAAAATGGCAAAAAGTACACTAATTATAGCTGAGCAATATACTGGACACttcaattttaaacaatttaaattgaATAGTTCAATGTTAAACAGACAACTAATACTTCAATTCATGTCCTTTACTGTTATTTTAGTCTGAGCATATGATACAACTATGGAAAATTTATGGTGATGTCAATATGTAGGTAAATTGGTTAATACACATCttataaaaaacactttttattaaCATTGTGATAAGAGCTTTGTATCCTTTTccaatattcattatatttgacGTATTCTTAAAGACAATATTTCAAactttattataatagtataacaACTACTGCCACTTTTAGCAAAAGaagttacattttaatttctCTTATACAGCTTTtatcatataacatatatacatgaacaCTTACTTTGTTGACAATGTCTAGATTGGCTCCTTCATgggttaaaattaaaacaacatctTTGTGTCCACTCATTGCTGCTAACATGGTTGGAGTAGATCCatcctaaaatattataataactacattaACATAAACTAAGACAATATATCATAACATCTGTACATTATCTATATAccaataaagctatacataagTACAGCATTAACATTATAGCCACTCGTTCAAAATGATCATTAAAGCCTTATACAATAGatgtgaaaaaataaaacaatagggtaaaaaatgtcaatgtcaaatTCAATGCACTTAagatttatactacattatatcacacatacaaagtattatattgtaaaggacacattcagatgatAAGAAATCATAGCACAATAgatgtagaaaaaaaaaaccaatagagtaaacaaataTCAACACAACATTCAACTTAGgatttacatttattaaaattatattacattactgaTTTATTGACCTCTCTTTATATTAATGATTCTTGTCACATCCTCTGTATTTGATTACAACTAATTAATTCATGATAATTGATTCTCACATTGAAGCTACTAGTTACAATGTTAAGtgttaaaaaatcaaaataaggCCTCAAAAAGTACATAACACAAACAGAACAATAAGAAGAATGTAGAAAACATAGTTCTGTACACCAGTGCTATTAATTGTCTGATATACTTGTTTAAGTACAGTTGTCTTGTGTCATTATAATGTTTAAGTTATATCTTGTCTAATAGTTACTATCAATTAACAAAGCTAAATGATTACAGTTTGTTCTCATGATCAAAATTACCTTAGTAACAATATTCATATCAGCATTATGGTTAAGTAATACTTCAACAACGTCTGTATAGCCTTTGTAACTTGCATAATGAAGGGCTGCCCATCCTCtctattataaaaacaaactaataataaaCTACAAAAATGAAACTGCTAACAttctacaataacaataaaaaatgtggACCTTGTTTCTTGTCTTATATCTTTCTACTTTGTCATTGTCATTATAATATGATACATTCATACATTGTCTACATATAAGTCATATTTTACATGTAGGACTAGactacatatattattaataagacTTTATTACTTGAATAAACTTTTAACACTAATTTAAACCAGATAAGTTGAAGTATATACATGACAGTAAATCTGAGGGACTGGTACATAACATGTAAACAGAAAATTATTAGAATTTAGGACTATACTATTAAGTAAACAGTCCAGCtgacaaaaatataacatttagcTCTTTAAGTTGCTCAGCATATAAAATATGGTGAACAAACAATGAATAACAAACATAAGTTATACTTCTCCTTCTTTGATAAAGTCATAATACTCAAACTACTTCTGTTAGTTACTTTGTTTACTTAATcagtaagaaaacaaaatgaaaataaaaactagtgTTAGTCAAATTCAAAGAAGATACTTTTAGACTAGTGATTCATCTAATAAGTGTTAGATTTCAATGTAAAATGATAAAATAGATTTACCTCATCTGTTGTATTTACATCATCTCCTCTAACAAGAGTATCTTCTACCTGTAACAAGTACCCTTTCTTAGCAGATTCAATTAGACTATAATTCTATGGTAAAAGAAAAAGTATTATGACAGGATTTCCTTAACCTAGAGATAAACATCTTCAATATAGTGCCAAAAGTAATCTCACTCAAGGATATATCTTGGGCTAAAAGCAAACTAACTTACATCATTATATTATCTTGCAATATCATTTAACATATCAAAAAATTGTGACAATaactttacaaatatatattcctTATAAATAATGTTCCATAACTGCTTGATGTCTTATGCagtatagatataaatattatgtatgtaattTACCAACTGTAAAAAGAACATTAGTgtcttaaaacaacaaaaattaaatgaaacaaataaaaacaggaaaGGCTTAAAAAAATttggacaaaacataatttgtAGTTAGCATAATTTTAATTTCGCAAACTAAATATAACTTTACTCATAtgaggtttatatatatatatatatagtactttataaatttatatagtaCTTTTTACATCACATTGTGTGATGTGTTTACTTAAACACCTGATAACTACTAATTAATTTAGTTACGGATTTAAAGTTGTTGCTGAAAATGGATAACAGAACAAACACAGTTTGggttattataatgttattgtattattttactaaacaatgaaatagtatgtatagatagatagatatagatagatagatagatagatagatagatatagattagatagatagatggatggatgaatggatggatagatagatagatagatattatatatatatatatatatacatatatctatatatatatataatatatatatattatatatatatcatatatattatttgaagcTGACCATGTTATTTGTAAGGTATAACATGTTTTGTTCAAGTAAGTACATTGATAACTTCTTATTTCATATACCACTACTTATACTTTTACacagtaatataatatagttaagAATTATGATGTACTTACCAAGTCCAGCTGGTCCATGATAACAGCTGAAATGCATAAACTCACCAACAACAAGAATCATTTACAAATGATATTTCCTCAATAAAAGAATCCTTGGAACTTCAAATTAACAACTGCTGTAAGAAGTCATTTTATATGATGTTCAAAAATTAGGAGTTtagcattaaaaaatatgtgaTCCCAAGTTTATGAAAATATCACATCATGACAATGTTCAGGAAAAAGTGAATGCCGAACTGTGTAATGACAACTGGCATCATATGAAGATTTCCCCCATAGTCTACCACATATATAGTATATTTGCATTGTTAAGACAACAATAGTGGTGACAATGTATTACAGCTTTTGAAAGTAGCAgtcagtacatatatatagtctAAAATCACATACTTTCATTGACAACTTTTACTGTTATAGATGAACTTCTGTCAGTTGGTCAACCTCTGTCTCATACTACTGACTATGGAATAGATCTATATGACAAAACTATATAGTTTGTATCACATACTCTTTATCATCTGTGActcattatataaatttattgtgTTTGTATCATATAGACATTATCTTTGTTGACACATAAATATTGAATAGTAAATTACTCAGTCTCAATCCTATTCTATTTTCTCTTCAGGTGATGGCGACCATATCTGATGACTGTCCCTGAGACAAATACAGTCTGTCTTCCAAACATTTCTGCTGTTTTTACATCAACTGGTACTTGTACTGTACCAGATTgagatttctttttctttttctttgacaATTGGAATGTGAATAAACAATTATGCTCTTTGAAGA
Coding sequences within it:
- the LOC121392141 gene encoding ankyrin repeat domain-containing protein 29-like — encoded protein: MDQLDLDGSTPTMLAAMSGHKDVVLILTHEGANLDIVNKRGWSALHYASDKGYADIVDVLVNQNANINIVIKDGSTPTMLAAMSGHKDVVLILTHKGANLDIVNKRGWSALHYASDKGYADIVDVLVNQNADINIVIK